In one Salipiger abyssi genomic region, the following are encoded:
- a CDS encoding putative glycolipid-binding domain-containing protein, with product MTETIATIRWRALDRDGEDKCRLAHLDGGYMLVGHARFRDGAGWAALDYVVRIGADWRTLSADVTGTHGGGDLALRLINDDGDWTLNGDPQPDLVGCEDVDFAFTPATNLMPLRRLPDVGRLTTRSAWLRLPGPALSPLDQSYIRERGNLVAYSAEQTGFATQLAVDATGFVTTYPGLWEADV from the coding sequence ATGACCGAAACGATTGCGACGATCCGCTGGCGCGCGCTTGACCGCGACGGCGAAGACAAGTGCCGGCTGGCGCATCTCGACGGCGGCTACATGCTGGTGGGCCACGCCCGGTTCCGCGACGGCGCCGGCTGGGCGGCGCTGGACTACGTGGTGCGCATCGGGGCTGACTGGCGCACGCTCAGCGCCGATGTAACCGGCACCCATGGCGGCGGCGATCTGGCGCTGCGGCTGATCAACGACGACGGCGACTGGACGCTGAACGGCGATCCGCAGCCGGATCTCGTGGGCTGCGAGGACGTGGATTTCGCCTTTACCCCCGCCACCAACCTGATGCCGCTGCGCCGGCTGCCGGATGTCGGGCGGCTCACCACCCGGTCCGCCTGGCTGCGCCTGCCGGGGCCGGCGCTGTCGCCGCTCGATCAGAGCTATATTCGCGAGCGCGGCAATCTCGTCGCCTACAGCGCCGAGCAGACCGGCTTTGCGACGCAGCTCGCGGTGGATGCGACCGGCTTCGTGACCACATATCCGGGGCTGTGGGAGGCGGATGTCTAG
- the pbpC gene encoding penicillin-binding protein 1C — MSRLLALVLLLWSVALARDATDNWIARTEIPVLIHATASEVRDRDGHLLRAYTVEDGLWRMALSLDQVDPLFLDMLVAYEDKRFFDHAGVDTIATARAAWQGLRAGRIVSGASTLTMQVARLLEDGSTGAWRGKLRQVRLALALERRLSKAQILQLYLELASYGGNVEGLRAASLAWLGKEPARLIPAEAALLVALPQAPESRRPDRHPEAARAARDRVLARMAGAGVIDAETARVSLRDPAPQGRRAFPLLAPHLADRAVAQGPGRHDLTLDRGLQRRLEALARTYMAGRDGRLSMALIVADHQSGEVLASIGSPDYSAGEGQGFVDMTQALRSPGSTLKPLVYGLAFDRGLAHPETLISDTPVQFGSYAPQNFDGRFRGELRVSRALQLSLNIPVVRLTEAMGSAHLMAALETAGLHPELPKGGAPGLAVSLGGVGLSLWDMVTLYAGLANGGEVRALRWRAEESEAEGARLMSPRAAWQVGHILAGLAPPPQAGPRGRVAYKTGTSYGHRDAWALGFDGRYVAGVWIGRPDGTPVPGAFGGDLAAPLLFEALGRARAEPVPLPAPPPDTLLVGNAALPPHLQRFGDVGAKRPGLRLTFPPEGARLAADPRGVPVKLRGGVPPYTLLADGEVVATRLRGEALLAPVSGPGFTTLSVIDAAGQAGRVSIELR, encoded by the coding sequence ATGTCTAGGCTTCTTGCCCTTGTGCTGCTGCTCTGGTCCGTGGCGCTCGCGCGGGACGCCACAGATAACTGGATCGCGCGCACCGAGATCCCGGTGCTGATCCATGCCACCGCGTCCGAGGTGCGCGACCGCGACGGCCATTTGCTGCGCGCCTACACGGTGGAGGACGGGCTCTGGCGCATGGCGCTGTCGCTGGATCAGGTCGATCCGCTGTTTCTCGACATGCTGGTTGCCTATGAGGACAAGCGGTTCTTTGACCATGCCGGCGTCGATACCATCGCCACGGCGCGCGCTGCCTGGCAGGGGCTGCGCGCCGGGCGGATCGTGTCGGGCGCCTCGACCCTGACCATGCAGGTGGCGCGGCTGCTGGAGGACGGCAGCACCGGCGCGTGGCGCGGCAAGCTGCGGCAGGTCCGGCTGGCGCTGGCGCTGGAGCGGCGGCTGTCGAAAGCGCAGATCCTTCAGCTTTATCTGGAGCTTGCGTCCTATGGCGGCAATGTCGAAGGGCTGCGCGCCGCGTCTCTGGCCTGGCTCGGCAAGGAGCCGGCGCGGCTCATCCCCGCCGAGGCGGCGCTGCTTGTGGCATTGCCGCAGGCGCCGGAATCGCGACGCCCGGACCGGCATCCGGAGGCCGCGCGGGCGGCGCGCGACCGGGTGCTGGCGCGCATGGCGGGCGCCGGGGTGATCGACGCCGAGACCGCGCGCGTCTCGCTGCGCGACCCGGCGCCGCAGGGCCGCCGCGCCTTTCCGCTGCTCGCGCCGCATCTGGCCGACAGGGCGGTGGCGCAGGGGCCGGGGCGGCACGATCTGACGCTCGACCGGGGGCTGCAACGCCGTCTGGAGGCGCTGGCACGCACCTATATGGCCGGGCGCGACGGGCGGCTCTCCATGGCGCTGATCGTCGCCGATCACCAGAGCGGTGAGGTGTTGGCCAGCATCGGCTCGCCCGACTATTCCGCCGGTGAGGGGCAGGGCTTTGTCGACATGACGCAAGCTTTGCGCTCGCCGGGCTCGACGCTGAAGCCGCTGGTCTACGGGCTGGCCTTCGACCGCGGGCTGGCGCATCCCGAGACGCTGATCTCAGATACGCCGGTGCAGTTCGGCAGCTATGCGCCGCAGAATTTCGACGGGCGCTTCCGGGGTGAGCTGCGGGTGTCGCGAGCGCTGCAACTCTCGCTCAACATCCCCGTGGTGCGGCTGACCGAGGCGATGGGGTCGGCGCATCTGATGGCGGCGCTGGAGACGGCGGGTCTGCATCCGGAACTGCCCAAAGGCGGCGCGCCCGGGCTGGCGGTGAGCCTCGGCGGCGTGGGGCTGTCGCTCTGGGACATGGTGACGCTTTACGCGGGGCTGGCCAATGGCGGCGAGGTGCGGGCGCTGCGCTGGCGGGCGGAGGAGAGCGAGGCCGAGGGCGCGCGGCTGATGAGCCCGCGCGCCGCCTGGCAGGTGGGGCATATCCTCGCTGGGCTGGCGCCGCCGCCGCAGGCTGGCCCGCGTGGCCGCGTGGCCTACAAGACCGGCACCTCCTACGGGCATCGCGACGCCTGGGCGCTGGGGTTTGACGGGCGCTATGTGGCAGGGGTCTGGATCGGGCGGCCCGATGGCACACCGGTGCCGGGGGCGTTCGGCGGCGATCTCGCGGCGCCGCTGCTCTTCGAGGCGCTGGGGCGTGCCCGGGCCGAGCCGGTGCCGTTGCCCGCGCCGCCGCCGGACACGCTGCTGGTGGGCAATGCCGCGCTGCCGCCGCATCTGCAACGCTTCGGCGATGTCGGGGCGAAGCGGCCCGGGCTGCGCCTGACCTTTCCGCCCGAGGGCGCGAGGCTCGCCGCCGATCCGCGCGGCGTGCCGGTGAAGCTGCGCGGTGGGGTGCCGCCTTATACGCTGCTCGCCGATGGTGAGGTGGTCGCCACCCGTCTGCGCGGCGAGGCACTGCTGGCGCCGGTCTCGGGGCCGGGCTTCACGACGCTGTCGGTGATCGACGCGGCCGGGCAGGCGGGGCGGGTGTCGATCGAGTTGCGATAG
- a CDS encoding acetyl-CoA C-acyltransferase family protein, protein MPDEIVILSGARTAIGTFGGALAGTPPIELATVAAKAALERAGVEGGQIGHVVFGHIINTEPRDMYLSRVAAMQAGAPDTVPAMNVNRLCGSGAQAIVSAAQSLMLGDADFALAGGADCMSRSPFIVPDQRWGKKMGDIRTIDMMIGTLNCPFGTGHMGVTAENVAKEHGISREAQDAFAAESQTRAARAIAEGYFREQIVPVEVKARRETVAFDTDEHPKATTPEALAGLRPAFQKDGTVTAGNASGINDGGAALVLARAEAAETAGLTPRARILGYAHSGVRPEVMGIGPIPAVKTLMERTGLSVADFDVIESNEAFAAQALAVNAGLGLDPAKVNPNGGAIALGHPVGATGAILTVKAMYELERTGGTKALITMCIGGGQGIALAIERM, encoded by the coding sequence ATGCCCGACGAGATCGTCATTCTGAGCGGCGCGCGCACCGCCATCGGCACGTTCGGCGGGGCGCTCGCCGGCACGCCGCCCATCGAGCTGGCCACCGTCGCGGCCAAGGCCGCGCTGGAGCGGGCCGGCGTCGAGGGCGGGCAGATCGGCCATGTGGTCTTTGGCCATATCATCAACACCGAGCCGCGCGACATGTATCTCAGCCGCGTGGCGGCGATGCAGGCGGGCGCACCCGATACGGTGCCGGCGATGAACGTCAACCGGCTCTGCGGCTCGGGCGCGCAGGCCATTGTCTCGGCGGCGCAGTCGCTGATGCTCGGGGATGCGGATTTCGCGCTGGCCGGCGGCGCCGACTGCATGTCGCGCTCGCCCTTCATCGTGCCCGATCAGCGCTGGGGCAAGAAGATGGGCGATATCCGTACCATCGACATGATGATCGGCACGCTGAACTGCCCCTTCGGCACCGGCCATATGGGGGTGACCGCCGAGAATGTTGCGAAAGAGCACGGCATCTCCCGCGAGGCGCAGGATGCCTTCGCCGCCGAGAGCCAGACGCGCGCGGCCAGGGCCATCGCCGAGGGCTATTTCAGGGAGCAGATCGTGCCGGTCGAGGTCAAGGCCCGGCGCGAGACGGTGGCTTTCGATACCGACGAGCACCCCAAGGCCACCACGCCCGAGGCGCTGGCGGGGCTGCGCCCGGCCTTCCAGAAGGACGGCACCGTGACGGCGGGCAATGCCAGCGGCATCAATGACGGCGGCGCCGCGCTGGTGCTGGCGCGCGCCGAGGCGGCGGAGACCGCCGGGCTCACACCCCGCGCCCGCATTCTCGGCTATGCCCATTCCGGGGTGCGCCCCGAGGTGATGGGCATCGGCCCGATCCCGGCGGTGAAGACCTTGATGGAACGCACCGGGCTCTCGGTTGCGGATTTCGACGTGATCGAGTCGAACGAGGCCTTTGCGGCGCAGGCGCTGGCGGTGAATGCCGGACTGGGGCTCGACCCGGCCAAGGTGAACCCCAATGGCGGCGCCATCGCGCTCGGCCACCCGGTGGGCGCGACCGGCGCGATCCTGACCGTCAAGGCGATGTACGAACTGGAGCGGACCGGCGGAACGAAGGCGCTGATCACCATGTGCATCGGCGGCGGCCAGGGCATTGCGCTGGCGATTGAACGGATGTGA
- a CDS encoding mechanosensitive ion channel family protein, giving the protein MNPNEATGSGQAPFESLQATALALLAQAEGFLTSFLRPWNFYQIGIALIVFLIAQVLAHYLAPMMRDWMRRREGWPTWRMRILIVLQRRLRMIFFVILIWHVIGVMQQVTWPSRSYLLTIVAQLASAWLGIALATRLIRNPALRTLLRYGAWAWVTISILGLGDEVQALLDSVAIDLGGARLSLWLSLQAVVLLIALIAMARFLAGASAASIRRNENISPSMQVLAVKFLQVVLYGAAFFMALKLVGVDLTGLAVLSGAIGVGLGFGLQKVVSNLVSGVIILLDKSIKPGDVISLGDTFGWINALGARYVSITTRDGKEYLIPNEDLITGQVVNWSHSNDFVRLDIYFGTAYGDDPHKVRRIAIEAAQSVTRVLSEKPPVCHIVGFGDSSVDYILRFWIRDPTGGLTNIRGNVYLALWDAFQEHGISIPFPQREVRMLNEAPSRALD; this is encoded by the coding sequence ATGAACCCCAACGAGGCAACGGGCTCCGGACAGGCGCCGTTCGAGTCGCTTCAGGCCACCGCCCTGGCGCTGCTCGCGCAGGCCGAAGGCTTTCTGACCAGCTTCCTCAGGCCATGGAATTTCTACCAGATCGGCATCGCGCTGATCGTGTTCCTGATCGCGCAGGTGCTGGCGCATTACCTGGCGCCCATGATGCGTGACTGGATGCGCCGCCGCGAGGGCTGGCCGACCTGGCGCATGCGCATCCTGATCGTGCTGCAACGGCGGCTCAGGATGATCTTTTTCGTCATCCTGATCTGGCATGTGATCGGGGTGATGCAACAGGTCACCTGGCCGTCGCGCTCCTATCTGCTGACCATCGTCGCGCAGCTCGCGAGCGCCTGGCTGGGCATCGCGCTGGCCACCCGGCTGATCCGCAATCCGGCGCTGCGCACATTGCTGCGTTACGGTGCCTGGGCCTGGGTCACGATCTCGATCCTCGGGCTCGGCGACGAGGTGCAGGCGCTGCTCGACAGCGTTGCCATCGACCTCGGCGGCGCGCGGCTGTCGCTCTGGCTGTCCTTGCAGGCGGTGGTGCTGCTGATCGCGCTGATCGCCATGGCGCGCTTCCTTGCCGGCGCCAGCGCCGCCAGCATCCGGCGGAACGAGAATATCAGCCCTTCGATGCAGGTGCTGGCGGTCAAGTTTCTCCAGGTGGTGCTCTACGGCGCGGCCTTCTTCATGGCGCTCAAGCTGGTGGGGGTCGACCTGACCGGGCTCGCGGTGCTGTCCGGCGCCATCGGTGTCGGGCTCGGCTTCGGCCTCCAGAAAGTCGTGTCGAACCTGGTGAGCGGCGTCATCATCCTGCTCGACAAGTCGATCAAGCCGGGCGACGTGATCTCGCTGGGCGACACGTTTGGCTGGATCAACGCGCTGGGGGCGCGCTATGTCTCGATCACCACGCGGGACGGCAAGGAATACCTGATCCCCAACGAAGACCTGATCACCGGCCAGGTGGTGAACTGGTCGCATTCCAACGATTTCGTCCGGCTCGACATCTATTTCGGCACCGCCTATGGCGACGATCCGCACAAGGTGCGGCGCATTGCCATCGAGGCCGCCCAGAGCGTGACCCGTGTGCTGAGCGAAAAGCCCCCGGTCTGCCATATCGTCGGTTTCGGCGACAGTTCGGTGGATTACATCCTGCGCTTCTGGATCCGCGATCCCACCGGCGGGCTCACCAATATCCGCGGCAATGTCTATCTCGCGCTCTGGGACGCGTTCCAGGAGCATGGCATCAGCATTCCCTTCCCCCAGCGCGAGGTGCGGATGCTGAACGAGGCGCCCTCCCGCGCGCTCGACTGA
- the leuC gene encoding 3-isopropylmalate dehydratase large subunit, translating to MSGKTLYDKIWDAHVVQQDDDGTCLLYIDRHLVHEVTSPQAFEGLRMAGRKVRAPQRTIAVPDHNVSTTPGRNEGVEKNEESRIQLAALDKNAKDFELVYYPVDDIRQGIVHIIGPEQGWTLPGMTVVCGDSHTATHGAFGALAHGIGTSEVEHVLATQTLIQSKSKNMKVEITGKLAPGVTGKDVTLAVIAHTGTGGGTGHVIEYCGEAIRSLSMEGRMTVCNMAIEGGARAGLIAPDETTFEYVKGRPHSPKGAQFEAALAWWKTLYSDDDAHWDKVVTIRGEDIAPLVTWGTSPEDVLPITGTVPAPEDFTGGKVEAVKRSLQYMGLEAGTPLTEIEIDTVFIGSCTNGRIEDLRAAAEVLKGRKIKEGIRAMVVPGSGLVRAQAEEEGIAQIFIDAGFEWRMAGCSMCLAMNPDQLAPGERCAATSNRNFEGRQGKGGRTHLVSPAMAAAAAVTGHLTDVRELMQEPVSA from the coding sequence ATGTCCGGCAAGACACTCTACGACAAGATCTGGGACGCCCATGTCGTCCAGCAGGACGATGACGGCACCTGCCTTCTCTATATCGACCGGCACCTCGTGCATGAGGTGACCAGCCCGCAGGCCTTCGAGGGCCTGCGCATGGCGGGCCGCAAGGTGCGCGCGCCGCAGCGCACCATCGCCGTGCCCGACCACAACGTCTCGACCACGCCCGGCCGCAACGAGGGCGTCGAGAAGAACGAGGAAAGCCGCATCCAGCTCGCGGCGCTCGACAAGAACGCCAAGGATTTCGAACTGGTCTATTACCCGGTCGACGATATCCGTCAGGGCATCGTGCACATCATCGGCCCGGAACAGGGCTGGACCCTGCCCGGCATGACCGTGGTCTGCGGCGACAGCCACACCGCGACCCATGGTGCCTTCGGTGCGCTGGCGCATGGGATCGGCACCTCCGAGGTCGAGCATGTGCTCGCCACGCAGACGCTGATCCAGTCGAAATCCAAGAACATGAAGGTCGAGATCACCGGCAAGCTGGCACCGGGCGTGACCGGCAAGGACGTGACCCTCGCGGTCATCGCCCATACCGGCACCGGCGGCGGCACCGGCCATGTCATCGAGTATTGCGGCGAGGCGATCCGCTCGCTGTCGATGGAAGGCCGGATGACCGTCTGCAACATGGCCATCGAGGGCGGCGCCCGCGCCGGCCTGATCGCGCCGGACGAGACCACCTTCGAATACGTCAAGGGCCGCCCGCATTCGCCCAAGGGGGCGCAGTTCGAGGCCGCGCTCGCCTGGTGGAAGACGCTCTATTCCGACGATGACGCGCATTGGGACAAGGTTGTCACCATCCGCGGCGAGGACATCGCGCCGCTGGTCACCTGGGGCACCTCGCCCGAGGATGTGCTGCCGATCACCGGCACCGTGCCCGCGCCCGAGGATTTCACCGGCGGCAAGGTCGAGGCGGTCAAGCGCTCGCTGCAATATATGGGTCTCGAGGCCGGCACGCCGCTTACCGAGATCGAGATCGACACGGTGTTCATCGGCTCCTGCACCAACGGGCGGATCGAGGATCTGCGCGCCGCGGCCGAAGTGCTGAAGGGCCGCAAGATCAAGGAGGGCATCCGCGCCATGGTGGTGCCGGGCTCCGGCCTCGTGCGCGCCCAGGCGGAGGAAGAGGGGATCGCGCAGATCTTCATAGACGCCGGGTTCGAATGGCGCATGGCGGGCTGCTCCATGTGCCTGGCCATGAACCCCGACCAGCTCGCCCCGGGCGAGCGCTGCGCGGCCACCTCGAACCGCAATTTCGAGGGCCGGCAGGGCAAGGGCGGTCGCACGCATCTGGTCTCGCCGGCGATGGCGGCGGCGGCGGCGGTCACCGGCCACCTGACCGACGTGCGCGAACTGATGCAAGAGCCGGTCTCGGCCTGA
- the leuD gene encoding 3-isopropylmalate dehydratase small subunit: MEKFEKLTGIAAPMPLVNIDTDMIIPKQFLKTIKRSGLGVHAFDEMRYLDDGSENPDFVLNKPQYREAQVLVAGDNFGCGSSREHAPWALADFGIKVVISTSFADIFYNNCFKNGMLPIVMPQEAVDVLMKDAEKGSNARMTVDLENQVVTTSDGEAFAFEIDPFRKHCLLEGLDDVGLTMEKVGAIDSYESAVGQSRPWV, translated from the coding sequence ATGGAAAAGTTCGAAAAGCTGACCGGGATCGCGGCGCCCATGCCGCTGGTGAATATCGACACCGACATGATCATCCCCAAGCAGTTCCTGAAGACGATCAAACGTTCGGGTCTCGGGGTGCACGCCTTTGACGAGATGCGCTATCTCGACGACGGCTCGGAAAATCCCGATTTCGTGCTGAACAAGCCGCAATACCGCGAGGCGCAGGTGCTGGTCGCCGGCGACAATTTCGGCTGCGGCTCATCGCGTGAGCACGCGCCCTGGGCGCTGGCGGATTTCGGCATCAAGGTGGTCATCTCGACCTCCTTCGCCGACATCTTCTACAACAACTGCTTCAAGAACGGCATGCTGCCCATCGTCATGCCGCAGGAGGCGGTGGACGTGCTGATGAAGGACGCCGAAAAGGGCTCCAATGCGCGGATGACGGTAGATCTGGAAAACCAGGTGGTGACCACCTCGGATGGCGAGGCATTCGCTTTCGAGATCGACCCGTTCCGCAAGCATTGCCTGCTCGAAGGGCTCGACGATGTCGGTCTGACCATGGAAAAGGTCGGCGCCATCGACAGCTACGAGAGTGCCGTGGGGCAGAGCCGCCCCTGGGTGTGA
- a CDS encoding CoA transferase subunit A: MHLAISLEDVVEMIPDGARVMLSGFMGVGTPDGIVRALADAGKKDLTMIVNDAARPHCGVGPLVKAGCVKKFIGSHIGVNPDVQEKMRAGELEVELVPQGTLVERIRAGGMGLGGVLTPTGLGTLIAEGKQTIEVEGKTYLLETPLRADFALIAARSCDYVGNLTYMLTATNFNPIMALAADVVIAEPEEIVPVGVIPPDSVKTPGVLVDHVIKRAA; this comes from the coding sequence ATGCATTTGGCGATTTCGCTCGAGGATGTCGTGGAGATGATCCCCGACGGGGCCCGCGTGATGCTGTCGGGCTTCATGGGCGTCGGCACGCCGGACGGCATCGTCCGCGCGCTGGCCGATGCCGGCAAGAAAGACCTGACCATGATCGTGAACGACGCCGCCCGCCCGCATTGCGGCGTCGGGCCGCTGGTCAAGGCAGGCTGCGTGAAGAAGTTCATCGGCAGCCATATCGGCGTGAACCCGGATGTGCAGGAAAAGATGCGCGCCGGCGAGCTCGAGGTCGAGCTGGTGCCGCAGGGCACGCTGGTCGAGCGCATCCGCGCCGGCGGCATGGGGCTCGGCGGCGTACTCACCCCCACCGGACTCGGCACGCTGATCGCCGAGGGCAAGCAGACGATCGAGGTCGAGGGCAAGACCTATCTGCTGGAAACCCCGCTGCGCGCGGATTTCGCGCTGATCGCGGCGCGCAGCTGCGATTACGTGGGCAACCTGACCTACATGCTGACCGCGACGAACTTCAATCCGATCATGGCGCTCGCCGCCGATGTGGTGATCGCCGAGCCCGAGGAAATCGTACCGGTGGGGGTGATCCCGCCGGATTCGGTCAAGACCCCGGGCGTGCTTGTGGACCATGTGATCAAGAGGGCCGCGTGA
- a CDS encoding endonuclease/exonuclease/phosphatase family protein gives MGLPAGAEPLRLATWHADLSRKGPGLLLRDLLRGEADAVVAEIAAADADILLLTDIDYDHGGAALSALAERLAQAGADYPHRFQQRPNTGMGTGLDLDGDGRLGGPRDAQGYGLFSGQGGMALLSRHPVRLRRDFSALLWRDLPGNLRAPEDPAPEIQRLSSSGHWVLEIDTGSGRLTLLAWHATPPVFDGPEDRNGRRNADELTFWRHYLDGGFGAPPVQPVLIGNANLDPERGDGRHEAMRAMLGDARLQDPLPGEATVVWEQTGPMRVSYILPAAELRVAGAKVRPPIAGQRHRLVHVTLDLP, from the coding sequence ATGGGGCTCCCCGCCGGGGCGGAGCCCTTGCGGCTGGCCACCTGGCATGCCGATCTGTCGCGCAAGGGGCCGGGGCTGCTGCTGCGCGATCTCCTGAGGGGCGAGGCCGATGCGGTGGTGGCCGAGATCGCTGCCGCCGATGCCGATATCCTGCTGCTCACCGATATCGACTACGACCACGGCGGGGCGGCGCTGAGCGCGCTGGCCGAGAGGCTGGCGCAGGCCGGGGCGGATTACCCGCATCGGTTCCAGCAGCGGCCCAATACCGGCATGGGCACGGGGCTGGATCTGGATGGCGACGGGCGGCTCGGCGGGCCGCGCGATGCGCAGGGTTACGGGCTCTTCAGCGGGCAGGGCGGCATGGCGCTGCTGTCGCGCCACCCGGTGCGGCTGCGGCGCGATTTCAGCGCGCTGCTCTGGCGTGACCTGCCGGGGAACCTGCGGGCCCCGGAGGATCCGGCGCCGGAGATCCAGCGGCTGTCCTCGTCGGGGCATTGGGTGCTGGAGATCGACACGGGATCGGGTCGGCTCACGCTGCTGGCCTGGCACGCCACCCCGCCGGTCTTTGACGGGCCGGAGGATCGCAACGGTCGTCGCAACGCCGATGAGCTGACGTTCTGGCGGCACTATCTCGACGGCGGGTTCGGGGCGCCGCCGGTGCAGCCCGTGTTGATCGGCAATGCCAATTTAGACCCGGAGCGCGGCGATGGCCGCCACGAGGCGATGCGCGCCATGCTGGGGGATGCACGGTTGCAGGATCCGCTGCCGGGTGAGGCCACGGTGGTGTGGGAGCAGACCGGTCCGATGCGGGTGAGCTATATCCTGCCCGCGGCGGAGCTGCGGGTGGCCGGGGCGAAGGTCAGGCCACCCATCGCTGGCCAGCGCCACCGGCTTGTGCATGTAACGCTGGATCTGCCCTGA
- a CDS encoding Na/Pi cotransporter family protein, with amino-acid sequence MQLDILTILGGIGLFLFGMQSMTGALRELASRQMRAFLSRFTTSPLTGALSGAATTAVIQSSSATMVTVIGFVGAGLMSFPQAVGVIYGANIGTTMTGWIVALLGLKLKLGTIALPGLLAGALAATLSHGTAARIGRLLAGFSLVFIGLDMMQEGAAGFEAWLSPDILPPDSWAGRALLLVLGAGVTVVIQSSSAGVAATLVLLSSGAITLGQGAALIIGMDVGTTFTAILATVGGSLDMRRTAIAHMAYNVVTGAVAFALLGLIVPLLAGLLGPQDPTALVAFHTIFNVAGVIIMLPVTAPFARLIERLVPGRAATLTEALNRRLLDDPSAAMDAARGCAGRIMREMFGALGRSLKPGGGRIPADTTRRLDSALDALHLYLARIQIPADGVHMMNRYSALLHQYDHLNRLAQRLTQDEDMHGLTTDIGLRRPALAFGAAMRRGAQTGGGLTGASLARLERLIAGRTQRLRRSALLREHAGLVGVRDVFELTDAMRWLERAAHNAARCVHYGELAASDTPDVPVSDRMAQVAAGEV; translated from the coding sequence ATGCAACTGGACATTCTGACAATCCTGGGCGGCATCGGGCTGTTCCTCTTCGGGATGCAGTCGATGACCGGTGCGCTGCGCGAACTGGCGAGCCGGCAGATGCGCGCGTTTCTGTCGCGCTTCACCACCTCACCGCTGACCGGCGCGCTGTCGGGCGCCGCCACCACCGCGGTGATCCAGTCGTCGAGCGCGACCATGGTCACCGTTATCGGCTTTGTTGGCGCCGGGCTGATGAGCTTTCCCCAGGCGGTCGGCGTGATCTACGGCGCCAATATCGGAACCACCATGACCGGCTGGATCGTCGCGCTGCTGGGGCTCAAGCTGAAGCTGGGCACCATCGCCCTGCCCGGCCTGCTGGCCGGGGCGCTGGCAGCGACGCTCTCGCATGGCACCGCGGCGCGGATCGGGCGGCTGCTGGCCGGGTTCAGCCTGGTCTTTATCGGTCTCGACATGATGCAGGAGGGCGCTGCCGGGTTCGAAGCCTGGCTCTCGCCCGATATCCTGCCGCCGGACAGCTGGGCCGGGCGAGCGCTGCTGCTGGTGCTGGGTGCTGGCGTGACGGTGGTGATCCAGTCCTCCAGCGCCGGTGTCGCGGCGACGCTGGTGCTGCTGAGTTCCGGCGCGATCACGCTCGGCCAGGGCGCGGCGCTGATCATCGGCATGGATGTGGGCACCACCTTCACCGCGATCCTCGCCACGGTGGGCGGCTCGCTCGACATGCGCCGCACCGCCATCGCCCATATGGCCTATAACGTCGTGACCGGCGCCGTGGCCTTTGCCCTGCTGGGCCTGATCGTGCCACTGCTCGCGGGACTGCTCGGCCCGCAGGATCCCACCGCTCTTGTGGCATTTCACACGATCTTCAATGTCGCAGGGGTGATCATCATGCTGCCGGTCACCGCACCGTTTGCGCGGCTCATCGAGCGGCTGGTGCCCGGACGCGCCGCCACGCTCACCGAAGCGCTGAACCGCAGGCTGCTAGACGATCCAAGCGCGGCGATGGACGCGGCGCGTGGCTGCGCTGGCCGTATCATGCGCGAGATGTTCGGCGCGTTGGGGCGCAGCCTGAAGCCCGGCGGCGGGCGGATACCGGCGGATACCACGCGGCGGCTCGACTCGGCTCTGGACGCGCTGCATCTCTATCTGGCGCGCATCCAGATCCCCGCGGACGGGGTGCATATGATGAACCGCTATTCGGCGCTGCTGCACCAATACGACCACCTGAACCGGCTCGCGCAGCGGCTGACGCAAGACGAGGACATGCACGGCCTGACCACGGATATCGGCCTGCGCCGCCCCGCTCTCGCCTTTGGCGCCGCCATGCGGCGCGGAGCACAGACCGGGGGCGGATTGACCGGAGCATCGCTGGCGCGGCTGGAACGGCTGATCGCCGGGCGCACGCAAAGACTGCGGCGCTCGGCCCTGCTGCGCGAACATGCGGGGCTGGTGGGGGTGCGCGACGTGTTCGAACTCACCGACGCGATGCGCTGGCTGGAACGGGCGGCGCATAACGCCGCGCGCTGCGTGCATTACGGCGAGCTGGCCGCGAGCGATACGCCGGACGTGCCGGTGTCGGACCGGATGGCACAGGTCGCGGCAGGAGAGGTGTGA